One segment of Deinococcus arcticus DNA contains the following:
- a CDS encoding DUF6973 domain-containing protein, with protein MNVRTTALSVLLITALASCGTQVLPQTDTALPAEVLAQPDTYLNQPVNVTPEKIEMVKAIWSMTPEATKALVATLEAAPEHAQLGLLQQRLNEEKALGALGSYPGGLTWEEFKLCSAHPIKCNKTKGYADDALAEAGRQFRDGAYLGRADAFRHAFWNALMVSGIDYGWAVDFATAHESEAPSGNDKTMDLRNNATGRLASGAGVARSTLVSRIRSKVLTGATYCLRREVKSGALITTNSTPCANR; from the coding sequence ATGAACGTACGCACCACCGCTCTCAGCGTTCTTCTGATCACTGCTCTGGCTTCCTGCGGCACCCAGGTGCTCCCCCAAACGGACACCGCGCTGCCTGCCGAGGTTTTGGCACAGCCCGATACCTACCTGAATCAGCCGGTGAACGTCACGCCTGAGAAGATCGAGATGGTCAAGGCGATCTGGAGCATGACGCCGGAAGCCACCAAGGCGCTCGTCGCCACCCTTGAGGCCGCGCCTGAACACGCGCAACTTGGCCTGCTGCAACAGCGTTTGAACGAGGAAAAAGCCCTGGGCGCCCTGGGCAGTTACCCCGGCGGTCTCACTTGGGAAGAGTTCAAGTTGTGCAGCGCCCATCCGATCAAGTGCAACAAAACCAAAGGCTACGCCGATGACGCCTTGGCCGAAGCCGGCCGCCAATTCCGGGACGGAGCCTACCTGGGCCGGGCCGACGCCTTCCGTCACGCCTTCTGGAATGCCTTGATGGTGAGCGGTATCGATTACGGCTGGGCGGTCGACTTTGCCACAGCACACGAGTCCGAGGCCCCCAGCGGCAATGACAAGACCATGGACCTGCGCAACAACGCCACGGGCCGCCTGGCCAGCGGGGCAGGCGTGGCCCGCAGCACCCTCGTCTCCCGCATTCGCAGCAAAGTACTGACAGGCGCAACCTACTGCCTGCGCCGCGAAGTCAAGAGTGGCGCCCTGATCACCACCAACAGCACGCCCTGCGCCAACCGGTGA